In Mucinivorans hirudinis, the DNA window TAAAAAATCAATCAATACTCTTATATTTAGCTCAATACATCTCATTGTCGTCCTTCGCCAAGACATAATCTGTTTTACTCCTCCATCTTCGCTCCGTACCCATATCCGTAAGAGTATCCATAACCATAAGATCCATAACCATATATCTTGCTACGCATCTTCGAGTCAGTGATGAGTATGTTAAGGTTGTTGAATCGTTTCTCTTGGTATTGACGTTCCATTTCGGGCAGGTATCTGCGGTCAATTTTTCCGGAACGCATCACATAGAGCGTGAAATCGACTACACGATTAATGATTTGTGTATCGACAATCAGGGGTGCCGGTGGATTGTCCAGCAATATGTAGTCGTACATTGGGCGCAAATCATCAATAAATTTATCAAACTCCGGCGAGGTAAGCAATGATGGAACGGAAGCTACTTTTGCACCTCCCGGTATGAAGTCTACTCCGCTGCCCAACACTCCGCTCAGGACAACATCCGACAACTTGTCCACCTTACCCAACAGATAGTTCGTCACCCCCGCTCTTCCTCCCAGTGAGAGGTTTTTCGAGAGCGTTGCCTTGCGTAAGTCCATATCAATGAGCAGTACGCGCTTGTTTATAAACGATAGAGATAGTGCTAAGTTTGTGGATACAAATGTTTTGCCCTCTCCCTTGACGGTGGAGGTGGAGGCGATAACCATCGCTCCCGGCTTTGTTCTTTTGAACGAAAAGTCAATGTTTCCCCTGAGGATTTGGAACGCTTCGGACATCACATCGTGCCCCCCCCTCTTAACGACTACATCATCTTTTTGTTTCTTGCTCTTTCTGGGCAACTCGTTGAGCACGGGTATTGTCGTATAAGCCTCCACATCCTTGCGTCCGCGCACCTTCACATCGAGCATTATTATGAGGAAAATAACTGCAAAGGGCAGAGCGAATCCTCCGATAATGCTAACTGCTGCAAAGAGTATTAACCTTGGCGCAATCGGATTAGGCGGCCCGTCAGCCGCATCGACAACTCGAGCCTCGGGTATGGTTATCGCAAGATTCAGAGCATTCTCCTCGCGCTTATTGAGCAGGTATAGATACAACTCCTCCTTGATTTTTTGCTGGCGAACGATACCGGCAACATCCTTCTCTTTGGTGGGCACCGAGGCGATTCTGCGGTTAGACAAGTTCTCCTCGTTTCGTATGTTTTGTTGCTTAATTTTCAGCGAATTAACGGTGTTATTAATAGCCTGAATAATGGTCATTTTCAGTGCTGAAAGTTGAGTGCGCCCATCCACAACAAGAGGATTGTTCTCTCCCGAGGATTCGAGCATCTTATCAAGTTTGAGGCGAAGCTCATTGTAGGAGTCAATTTGACTGTCCACACCGAGGTTCTGCGCACCTGAAACTCTAGGAATCAAGGCATTGGCATTGATAGGGTCAAGCAGATAATCCTTGATATAATTAGCCATAGCTATCTGGTTTTCAACCTCAGCCGCATCGCGACGAATTTCGTTACTGGTCTGCATATACATATTTGCAGCCGCGCTGAAATCCAAAACGTTACTCTGTTGCTTATAGTCTGCAATGTCCGTATCAACCCCCTCGAGGTCTTTGCTCAGCTTTGCCAGACGCTCCATAATGAATATGTCGGTATTACGGGCTATTCGGTTTTTATCCATTATCGACTCCGTGTTGTACTCCGCAATAAGGGTGTTCAATACGGCAGTAGCACGTTGGGGAGATTGGTCGATAAAGGATAGATTGACCACGGAGGAAACCTTATCGGCACGCGCAACGGTCAGTCGAGAGCTGAAGTCCAACTGAGCTTTCGCTACCGATGTAACGGCAACATTCACCTCCTTACCCACGAATTTTTCAGCGGATATGGTCGGTTTTATTTCGATTAAAACATTTCTAATGAGGACAGTATCGCCAAATTTTTTCTCAATACTCACTCTCGTTTCATTCTCGTCAATATAGGATAGTTGAAAGGCTTCACTGTTTTTAGGCGTGACAGTAAAACTTACCGGATTATTACTTTGCTCGGATTCCGCAACATTTTTCACAACTATAGGAGTTTCCTCTCCATATATGTCCAGCTTTCTGAAGCGTCCCATATAAGAGTACGAAACATTTAAGTCCAACTTTTGGACAACGGTACGCATCAATGAGGCTGAGCGTAGAATAAATATCTCGTTATCAACCAACGAACTCGTGGAAGAGAGCAGCCCCAAATCGGCAAATATGGCAGCTTCACCTTGTCCGCTTCCGCTCTTATCTTTGAGCATAATGGAGGCTTGACGCTTGAAAACAAGCGGTGATTTTACATATAAGTATCCGCCAAGCAAAAGAGCCACCAATAGTGATACGGCAAACCAATACCAGTTGGCAAGAACCAGTTCTACTACCTGTCTGGCTGTAAGGCTTTTTGGATCTTGCTCATTGTTTATTTTATTCTCAACCATTATCTTACATTTACTAATATTAACGTAGTTATTGTTACCGCCAGCGAAGCTATCGATGTTATCAGCGGAAGAAGCTGACGGTCTGAACTTTGATTCACCTTGGTTTGGTTAGGGCGGACATATATCACATCGTTGGGATGTATGTAGTAGTAAGGTGAATTCATAAAATCTACCGAACGCATATCCACCTGCGCTATGACTCTTGTTCCGTTCGACTCTCTGATTATAATAACGTCCCTCTCGGCATTGATATTCAAATCCCCTGCCATACTCAGAGCTTCAATCAGCGTAACGCGTTCAGAGTCTACCGAATATGTGTTGGGACGAGCACTCTCGCCGAGTACCGAAAATTTGAAGTTGAGCAGCGCAACCGAGACCGTAGGGTCTGTAAGGTATTGTTGTTCGATTAGTTTATTTTCAATTAGTTTCGAGAGCTCACTTTTGGTTTTGCCGGCAACAAGAATTTCTCCAAGCATCGGGAATTGAATATAACCCTGCTGCGACACCAAGTAGCCGCGGTCGGTCAGGCGCAAAAGATTTTGCCCACTCGAAGCTCCCTGAGTAGAGAGTATCGGTAAAACCTTATTGAAGGGTCTGGCTGCTTCGGCTTCTTTGCTCGATACCGTAATTGCGAGGATATCATCGCGCTGGATTTTGCTTTCGTAATCCTGAGCCATAGCTATCGATTGGTCTATTTTTGCGTTCTGGAAATAGAGCACATCCTGAGTGGAACGACATCCCACAACTAGGATTGTCGCCACAATTAATGGTATTAATCTATTCATTTGGATTGAATTATTGCGCAAAGGTACTAAAATTATTCCGAATAATTGGAATTGTGAAGCGATAAAAATCATTATTATTTTTCACTGTTTGGAAGCACCCTTGGCTCAACCATTTTACAGAATAGCCATTGCAATGGCGGCACAAGCTTGGGCATCGGCAAGTGCGTGGTGGTGGCACGTGAGGTCGAATCCGCAGTGGGCACTTACCGTATGTAGCCGGTGGTTGGCAAGATTGGGAAATGCACGCCGTGCCGCGCGGCAGGTACAGTGGAAGGTATAGTTGGGGTACGGCATCCCGTATAGTTCGAATACCGCCTTGAGACATCCTTGGTCGAAGGGGCTGTTATGAGCCACCAACGGCAGACCCTCGATGAGGGGTGCTACCTCTGCCCAAACCTCGTTGAAGGGGCGTTCGTGTTCCGTATCGCTGAAGACTAGTCCGTGGACATCAACACAAAACTGCGCGTAATAGTTTGGTTGAGGGCGAATTAGCGAGTAGTAACTATCGCAAACAACACCCTCGCGCACCACGACAACTCCTACACTGCACACGCTTGAGCGCTTGCCGTTTGCCGTCTCGAAATCTAATGCTGCAAAATTTTTCATCGGGCACAAAAGTAACGTTATTTTCGACGGATACGAAATGGAGAGTCCGTTTCCTGCTTCAATAATTCATTTTCATTACTTTTCAACCCGATATCCATATATTTGAACTCTTTGATTGTCACCTCTAAAGTCTCATTTTTGCCCGCCGGCAACCGCCCGTGCCACGACCATCCCGTCCACCGCTGCCGAGACTATTCCGCCTGCATAACCGGCACCCTCGCCACAGGGATACAAACCCTTGACAACGGGGTGCTCAAAGCTCTCCCTATCACGCGGTATGCGCACCGGAGAGGAAGTCCGCGACTCGATACCGACCACCTGAGCCTCCTCGGTAATAAAACCGTGCATCTTCTTGTCGAACTCCCGAAAACCCCCTTTGAGTGCCTTTGCCATAAATTTGGGCAACCACTTGTCCATATCGCTCACCACAACACCCGGATGATATGAGGTGGGCAATGTTTCGTGTGATTTCTGCCCAAGAACGAAATCGGTAAGCAGCTGTGCCGGAGCTTTTTGTCCCGCACCGCCACCCTGCGCAAAGCCCATCATCTCTAACTGCTGCTGAAATTTCAGCCCCGCAAGCACCCCAAAATGCGGAATAAAATCGCGGTAATCCTCCTCTCGAATTTCGGTTACTATTCCCGAGTTTGCAAAAATATTGTTGCGTCCGCGGGGCGACATTCCGTTCACAACACACTCACCCTGCGAGGTTGCCGAGGGCACTATAAAGCCGCCCGGACACATACAGAAGCTATACACTCCGCGACCATTAACCTGAGCAACAAGTTGATAGCTCGCCGCAGGAAGATATTCACCCCTCTCTTGTTTATACTGAATCTTGTCGATGAGGCTCTGTTGGTGCTCCACCCTCACGCCCATAGCAAAGGGTTTCGCCTCCACAAGCACCCCCTTGCGGTGGAGAAGTTCGTAAACATCTCTCGCAGAGTGCCCCGTGGCGAGAATCACAGCCGCACCCTCTATCCTATTGCCCTGAGCATCAATTACGCCTCGTGCTCTGTTCTCTTCTATGATAATATCCTCCACTCGCGTGCCGAAGAGCACCACTCCGCCGTGGGTGGTGATAGTTTTTCGGATGTTTTCTATTATTTTGGGTAGGCAATCCGTACCGATATGGGGATGAGATTCATAAAGGATGCCTTCGTGCGCTCCGTGGGTGTGGAAAATTTCGAGGATTTTGCGGTTCGAGCCGCGCTTGCGCGAGCGTGTATAGAGTTTGCCATCGGAGTATGTCCCCGCCCCACCCTCGCCGAAGCAATAGTTCGAGTCGGGGTCTATTGCCTCGCCGCGGTTGATTGCCGCTATAGACAACTTGCGCGCGCTCACATCCTTACCACGCTCAACCACAATGGGTCGATATCCCATCTCAATCAACTCCAAAGCCGCAAAAAGACCCGCCGGACCTGCCCCCACAACAACTATCTCCGTCGCATTCTCTACGTTCGCATATTCGATTGGGGCAATCTGCTCCGGCTGTTCGTTGTCGATTCCAATCTCGACAAGGACATTGAAAATAACCTCTCCTCTCTTGCGAGCGTCAATGGATTTACGGATTATACGACAGTAGCTCAATTCGCTCTCACTCACGCCCGCAGCGCGCGCTGCCGCCTGAGCCATCGCTCGAGGGGACGATGCCTGTTCGGGTGTGATTTTTAACTCTATTTGCATTGTTTTATATTTTCAGCAGTGTAAATTACTTTTCTCTACTTTGTTTGGCGAATCATCGGCATCATCCCTTGTGTGGCATAGACTTTCATCAGCTCGCCCTCGGCGTAGATAAATAGTGCCTCGAGTGTTGCATCACTCTCAATCATCTGTTTTGCACCCTCCAACCCCGCCACCATACAGGCAGTAGCATACCCGTCGGCAATGGCGCAAGTTGGGGCTATGATGGTGGCAGAGAGAAGATTACTCTGTGCCGATTTACCCGTGCGGGGGTCTATGGTGTGAACAACTTTGTTGCCGGCATCATCAACGGCAAATTTGCGATAGTTGCCCGATGTTGCTAAACCTTTATTCGTAAACGATATAATGGCTTGTGTGTCTGCACCCGGCGAGTAGTTTCCCTCCTTGGGGCTATCTATGCTCACCGTCCAATCGCCACCATTGGCATTTTTACCGCGGCAGACAATCTCCCCGCCAACCTCAACCAAATAGTCGCGAATACCCTTTTCTTCGAGTAACTCGCCAAGCAAATCAACCGAATAACCCTTGGCTATTGCATTGAAATCTAATTCTATACGCTCATCATCGCGAACTATCCGCCTATGCTCAATCCTCACCTTAGCCAGCCCCACCAGCGCCAGAGCAGAATCAATCTGCTCCTGAGTGACCACGCGCGCAGCGCCCTTTCCGCCAAAGCCATAGGCTGCTATCAAAGGGCGCAGAGTGGGCTCGAAAAGTCCGTGTGTTGCGCCGTTGATTTGTGTGGAAATATTGAAGCACTCCAAGAACCAATCGTCCAACTCAACATCCTCGCCCTCATTGATTTGCGAGATTAGCGAAGCGGGGTTATAGATTGAGAGTGAATTCTCGAAACGCTCGAAAAAATCGGTTATATCGGGTTGCAAATCCCGCTCTACGGAGTCCCTGTAAACAATGTGATAGGTCGTCCCCTCGGCAAAGCCGTCAATGGTAACGTAACGGCTCGGGCTCTCCTTTTTGGCACAAGCGAGCAGCGCAAGGAGTGAAAATATCAGTAACTTTTTCATACACGCAAGAATTTACTGTTTTTGAACATTATATATAGTAGTGCGAAAACTATCGAAACGCTGCCCAGTTCGAGTATAAAGGGATAGTAATCTCCCGTATATTGCTCCAAACCGTGCAAGAGCACTCGCGCCGTGCCGCGGAACAGACCAAGCTGCGAGACAACATAAGCCAAAATTGAATTTGTGCCGTAAATGCGCAACCAATCAATCCACTTATACCAACCCTTGACATCTGCCAACCAATAGAATAGCGCCAGCAATAGGAGCGAGTAGCCGCTACTGACCATCACCATAGAGCTTGTCCAAATGGGTTTAATCACCGGCAGCCACAACCCCCAAATCCAACCCGCAGCCACCGCAGCCACCCCCGCAAGAGCCAACCGCGCCGCCTTACCATTGCCGCTTGCTGCCGAATTTTTGAGGAAATCACCCGCCAACATCCCCGACATCACCGTTACAACAAAGGTGAGCGAGGAGATAATCCAAGTATAGAAATACCACGGCGAGAACTCCACTCCACCATCCTCAGTCCACTGTGCCCCATCTCGGAAGCCCCCCAACACGGCTCTATCCACACTTTCTGCATAGTTACCGGCTTGAGAGTAGTCCCCGCCCAAAGCCATCAAAGCCCAATAGAGCAGCAGCAGTGATGCTGCAATAAGATAGTTTGTGCGTGCGGAAAAGTTCAGGAAAAATATTGCCGAAAAGGCATAGCCTACGGCAATGGCTTGCAGGGTGTTACTAAAAAGTTTCCACTGAGAAGGGTCTAACGAGAGCAGATTGCCCTGCACCACCATACCAAACACCCAGAGCAACGCCACACGCTTGGCTATTCGCCAAGCAAACACACCCTTAGCCTGATTTTTGTATTTGGTGAGCGCAAAGGGAATCGTTACACCCGACATAAACATAAAGAGGGGCATCACCAAATCCCACGCCGTGAATCCCTCCCACGAGCAGTGGGTAAATTGGCTCTTGATAGCCACCAACCACTCTGCCTGTGGGGGAAACTTCATCAAGAGCGGACAGAATGCCACCAACATAAAGAGGTCAAACCCACGCAGCAGGTCGAGAGAGCGCAATCTTTGCATAGTTTTTCACAGGTTTGCTTTGTACGGTTATCAACCGCCACTTTTTCGCAAAGTTAGCAAAATTTCTTTGATTCGCTCCTCCGTTTTTTCACTTTCCATCAAGTGGCGCACCAAGCAGACGCTTTTCGCACCCGCATCCAATACCTCATTAATGTTATGAGGAAAAATTCCTCCGATGGCAACCACGGGAACGGGCGATAGCTCCACAACGCGGCGCAAGCTATCAAGTCCCACAGTAGGGTCGGGTTTTTCTTTGGTTGTTGTGGGAAAGATGGGTCCGAAACCGATGTAGGCGGGACGGTGGGCAAGTGCTGCCTGAGCCTGCTCGAGGGAGTGGGTCGAAAGCCCGATGGGCATATCGCCCACAATCTGCCGTGCAAGCTCAATGGGCATATCCTCCTGCCCGAGATGGAGCATATCAGCCCCGACTACCGCGGCAATATCTGCACGGTCGTTCACCACAAAGCGTGTGGCTGTGTTGCGCGTAACGCGGCGAATCTCCATTGCGGCGACAATCAACTCCCTGTCCGAGAGGTGTTTTTCGCGCAGTTGGAGGTAGCCGATACCTTGGCGAACACAAATCTGTGCTATCTCAGTGTAAGATAGCACAGCTTTGGTAATAATCACATAGAGCATTTTAGAGGGAGTCGCAAATCATCTGTGCCGCCTTCTTGCCCGAGAGTAGCATTCCCCCAAAGATTGGACCCATACGGAAGCTGCCGCTCACGCCGTTCGCCGCCATACCCGAGACAAACAGACCGGGGTAAATCTCCTTGGTATTCTCAACCGTGGTACGCTCCGCCTCTTCGATTGACAGGGAGCGTTCGCCGATGACCTCACCCGTGGGGGTATTGAGCCGCACACCATTTTTGCGCGCCACCAACCGTGCTATTGCGCAGTCGTGCCCCGTACCCTCGAGCACGGCTGTTGCCATAATCACCAGCGGGTCTACGTGCATCCCCTCGCGAATGACCGGTGCCCAGTTCACAACCAAGCCGGCAACCCTCTCATCTTTGAAGACCACATCCTCCACCGAGTAGCAATTAAAAATCGTTGCCCCCGCCCGCGTTGCCGCGTAGATAAGTGCGGCAGTGGCGTGCACCGAGTCCACCAAGTAGGCATCCCCCCGGTAGTGGCGATAACTCACCCCCAACTCCTCTAAAATAGGCAGGGCATCAGACTGAACCACAATGTCATTAAACATCATAGCTCCGCCCCACATACCACCTCCCGGAGCAAGTTTACGCTCAAATAGAGCCACGCGCCTGCCCGCCTTAGCCAAGTAATAGGCAGCCACAAGACCCGACGGACCACCACCCACGATGGCTACATCGAGCACAAGATTCCTTCGGAGTTTGTCGAAGTACGATTCGACAATGCCGGCAGATACAATTTTTTCCATACAATATTGATTTTGCGAGCCGACAAATAGAGGCTTTTTGCCGCGCCCTAGGTTCTTATTATTTCCCAGAAAAAAACATCCCTAACGGCAGCATTACCTGCATCAGGTTCAATGGGTATAATCTCAGCCGCCGCGCCACGCCCAGAAGAACGCACACCAACAGCACCCCTATAATAAGACGAGGTCAAAGGTACACAAATAAAGTGAAAAATGAGACCTTGCCGCGCAAATAATTTTTATGTAGAGGCTATTATATTGTCATCTTCACTCCAATGAATACCATTCGGGGAAATGCCGGACCATAGATGTAACCTGCATCACGAAGGGCGCCCTTGTCAATATCTCGCTGAAAGGAGTTCAGCATATTTTTCACTCCGCCGCTAAGTTGAATATTGAGCCCTGTACTAAAATTCAAATCATAGGCAAGACGTGTACCTAAATCCAAAAATTGAGGTGTCAGTGTCTGCGCGTCACTCTCGATATATCCGGCATAGTGCTGAACTAACATCTCTCCGGTGTAGTTGGCGGTCAGCGAAGCAGAAAAATTTTTGATAGGTATGTAGTTGAGAGCTATATAGCCATACTCGTCGGGCGAACGAAACATTCGTTGCTGTGGCTCTAGCTCCTCATTTTCAGACCATTTGAGAGGTTCTTTATAGCGACTACTTTGAATTGTAAATCCGGCATCGAGAATCAACTTTGGTGAAAATCCAATCTTTGCTTCCAGATTAACCCCTTTGATGATTGCTCCTGAGGCGTTGCGACGCTCAAGTAGTAGATTTCCCTTACTATCACGTCCATTCTCCACAAGAGTAAAGACATCATCCAAATCTGTATAAAACCCCTCTATCAAGAGGTTAGCCTGAATGCCTGCAAAACTATGATATAGGTCAACGGAGCCACTGATGCTCTGCGAGTATTCAGGGCGAAGATTGGGGTCAATGGAAATAATGGCAACCTCACCACCAACTGCTGCAACGTGCAAATCTTCCTCGTAAGCCTGCGGAGCACGGTAGCCACTTGCGTAGCTGGTGCGCAAGCCTACGGCTTCGATTGGGGTGTACCGTAAGTTTGCACGCGGGCTGAAAATCGCATTCCGCACCTTGTTGTGCTTGTCCAATCGTCCGCCAAGCAGAAGGCTAAACCGCTCACTCTGCCACTCGTTTTGCACGAATGCACCATAAGTGATGCTGCTCTGTTCGATGGTGCGATTGTATCCCAACATCTTGTCATTAAGAAAATTATTACTATACTCAGCACCTATTGTCAATTCCGATGGCATAAAGATGAGCCTGTTCAATCGGCAGGCATACTGTCCGCCGCCAATAAAAGTGAAGTCTTTGGTAGAGCCATAAGCGTCAAGGTTTTGATTAGTACCAAAGTAGCTTTGGCGGTCAATGTTTTGCAACGATGTATAGATGCTCAAGCGGTGTTTGTAATCCTCCGTAAAGAGGTCATATTTAACTCCTCCTCCATTGATGTTGTGGCGGAGCTGCTCGGCAACGTCAGCATCGTGTGGCGGACGCTCCAGTTTATTTCCACCGCGGCGATACTCTCTAATATGGTGGTACTCTGCTGTAAGGCGGGAAGATGAGGTTAGTTTGTAGTACCCCCTAAAACCGATTGTTTCGGACTCGACTGTGGGAATTTCAGAAAACCCATCGCCATCCCTATCATACGCATCACGATTTTTGACCATACCGAAAAGATAAATACCTGCTCGATAATCGTCAGTTACAAATGAGCCGTTTAGAGTTGTATTCACGTCTGCACCACCCTTGTCATAAAAGTTAGTGCTATTAGACAATGACACTGAATTACGCAGAGGCTCTTTGGTTATAATATTGACCACCCCACCGATAGCATTGCTCCCAAAGAGTGCAGAACCGCCACCACGGATAACCTCGACTCTCTCTATCATCGAAGCTGGCAACTGCTCCAATCCATAGACAGTTGCCAAGGAGCTGAAAATGGGACGAGAATCTAATAAAATTTGAGAGTACTGCCCCTCAAGTCCATTAATCCGTAGTTGTGGCACACCGCAATTAGAGCAGGTATACTCCACTCGTAGACCCGATTGGAAATTCATCACCTCAGCGACATTGTTTGATGCTGTACTCTCGAAGAGTTTGCCAGAAACAACATTAACAATGGTCGATGACTCTCGTTTGTTGGTCTCATTTCTGCTACCCGTTACCACCACTTGGTCGATAGCAATAAGCTGCGGGCGAAGTGATATCTTTATTTCGATAGTTTTATTTGGCTCAACATCAATCGGTTGCTCTATTGACTCATAACCTGTAAACGAGGCAAAGAGCGTATGTTTACCCAGAGGGAGATTTTTCAATAGAAAGTGTCCGGAACCATCCGAGAGCGCGCCAAAGGTTGTTCCTTTGATGCCGATTGATACGTAAGGGATGTGCTCGCCTGATTCCGAGTCAATTATGTGTCCGGTGATATGTGCATCTGTGCGAACCGCATTTTTGTTTTGCGCAGTCACTGCGCATATACCAATAAGGAGCAGTGCAACTACTCCTATAATATATGATTTCATTGTTTGATTTTGAATTGGTTGCTATTGTTTTTTTTAGAATAACTGAGAAACTGTCTAAATTTCGCTTTCCATAGCTCTTTCTTACAATTTCATCGTTATCACCCGCATAAAAAATCATCACATAAGTCAATTACACTTATGTTTTTGTTACGGGGTAAGAGGTGACCTTGAACAAAGCATCTGCCCGAAATTATCCTAGTTGTTCAATGCCGAGTCAATGAAACCGGAGGAGCTCTCAGAGACGAGAGCGGAATATAAAAAGTAATAATCCTTTCCTGCGATGGGTCATCACGAAAGACGGCACATTTGAGCAGAAACGGCGAAGCAACTACGGCAGCAACCAAGAAGATAAGATTCGAGAGCGAATCAATGGTATTAAGCGCCAACGTAGTGTGGCTGTGGGATGCAGTAGGGAGATATGGGTGCGAGTGGGTAATCCTTCCCCAATCGTAAGTATGGGTGTGAGAAAAGAGCGTAAGTGAAGCCCAGTAGCTTGCAAAGAGAGCTACGAGCAATACCGAAAATATCTTACGCAATTCTTTTCTTCTCATATCTTGGCACAAAGATAATATGAAATTTATTAAGAAATAGTAAATTTTGGTTTTGAACCATTTCTAAGGGGACTTCTAAAAATTAAACAAAAATGTGGAGGTTTCTTTTTTCGATGATATTTTTACACCTAGTCAGTGGCATATGGGTGTCGGGTTAATAACTTGACTTGCGGTTAAATCACTGAAAAAGAACCAATCAAAAAGTTATTTAACAA includes these proteins:
- a CDS encoding TonB-dependent receptor (Outer membrane receptor for ferrienterochelin and colicins), coding for MKSYIIGVVALLLIGICAVTAQNKNAVRTDAHITGHIIDSESGEHIPYVSIGIKGTTFGALSDGSGHFLLKNLPLGKHTLFASFTGYESIEQPIDVEPNKTIEIKISLRPQLIAIDQVVVTGSRNETNKRESSTIVNVVSGKLFESTASNNVAEVMNFQSGLRVEYTCSNCGVPQLRINGLEGQYSQILLDSRPIFSSLATVYGLEQLPASMIERVEVIRGGGSALFGSNAIGGVVNIITKEPLRNSVSLSNSTNFYDKGGADVNTTLNGSFVTDDYRAGIYLFGMVKNRDAYDRDGDGFSEIPTVESETIGFRGYYKLTSSSRLTAEYHHIREYRRGGNKLERPPHDADVAEQLRHNINGGGVKYDLFTEDYKHRLSIYTSLQNIDRQSYFGTNQNLDAYGSTKDFTFIGGGQYACRLNRLIFMPSELTIGAEYSNNFLNDKMLGYNRTIEQSSITYGAFVQNEWQSERFSLLLGGRLDKHNKVRNAIFSPRANLRYTPIEAVGLRTSYASGYRAPQAYEEDLHVAAVGGEVAIISIDPNLRPEYSQSISGSVDLYHSFAGIQANLLIEGFYTDLDDVFTLVENGRDSKGNLLLERRNASGAIIKGVNLEAKIGFSPKLILDAGFTIQSSRYKEPLKWSENEELEPQQRMFRSPDEYGYIALNYIPIKNFSASLTANYTGEMLVQHYAGYIESDAQTLTPQFLDLGTRLAYDLNFSTGLNIQLSGGVKNMLNSFQRDIDKGALRDAGYIYGPAFPRMVFIGVKMTI